Part of the Xylanivirga thermophila genome, TAAATCTCCAAAAGGGGGATTTCTATATTCGGACATTAATATTGGTACTACTAGAGTAGGAGAAGGTAATTTTTATGCAGTTCCTGCTCCAAATCCTGGTACCAAAGAGGATTGGCTATCCATAATAGATTGGTATTTTGAGCCAAATATATTTGCCCATGCCTTGGATATGGCAATTGAAGAGGCGGAGCAAAAGCTTGGGAAAAGAGAGCATAAGGTAAATCTTGTGATTACCATTCCGTATCCTGGACCATTGCAGACTCAATTTGGTGAGATTGACGGACAAAAACTGAATTTTAGTACCACTGGACAGAACCTTGATATGGCTACAAGGCAGAGATTAAAGGCATGTATATGGTTTGTGGATGAAATTATAAGGCGCTTTAATGAAAAAAAATATAGAAATATAAATCTTTTAGGATTCTATTGGACTTTTGAAACGGTATATAGAAGTTGGGATATAGATGATCATTGGCTATTAAAGGAATTATACAATGAATTACAAAAAAGAGATATGAAGTTTTTTTGGATACCTTTTTGGAGTTCATATAATGTACACTTATTGGAGGATTATCAGAACTACTATTTTGATTGTGCATTTTTACAGCCTAATTATATGTTTTATAAAAGCATTACCGATGTGGATCAAGCAGCAAAAGCAGCTAAGAGGTGTAATGCAGGAATAGAAATGGAGTTTTATGCTTCCCTTAATGAGCCTATTCAGGTAAAGGATGAACGACTTAAAAGATTTAGGCGATATCTTGAGGGAGGCATAGAATTTGGATATATGACGGAATCGGCATGTGCCTGGTTTGATGGCGGAAAAGCTATTTTCAAACTATATCATCATGTTGATCCGGCGGAACGTGGGTACTATGATGA contains:
- a CDS encoding DUF4855 domain-containing protein, whose protein sequence is MAYFKPDRKDFNHMRHLILVGGNTDEAWTKEDFAHYVTHLDRDGQPDDWMFDTFAFWHFKSPKGGFLYSDINIGTTRVGEGNFYAVPAPNPGTKEDWLSIIDWYFEPNIFAHALDMAIEEAEQKLGKREHKVNLVITIPYPGPLQTQFGEIDGQKLNFSTTGQNLDMATRQRLKACIWFVDEIIRRFNEKKYRNINLLGFYWTFETVYRSWDIDDHWLLKELYNELQKRDMKFFWIPFWSSYNVHLLEDYQNYYFDCAFLQPNYMFYKSITDVDQAAKAAKRCNAGIEMEFYASLNEPIQVKDERLKRFRRYLEGGIEFGYMTESACAWFDGGKAIFKLYHHVDPAERGYYDDIYEFVSGTYKAK